In Streptomyces sp. NBC_00569, a single genomic region encodes these proteins:
- a CDS encoding chitinase, producing MRNVLGRPAAAIVSLVAAATCAGCSSGSPGSGSDPADASPHGAPSPAATAPSSSSPFAPYVSATDASDLDAAGSPATYNLAFTIADGSSCTPTWNGTRAIGDATVKKRIAALKASGATVRVSFGGASGKELAETCGSASALADAYAATLDAAGATQADFDIEGDALKDSDSVTLRSKAIALLQKQRADLTVSFTLPVMPSGLDADGMALLESANDQGVKVSSVNIMTMNYGTSYTGDMGDYAITSAKAAHAQLADVFGLSGRNAWRGLAVTPMLGTNDVDNETFTLSDAAQLCAFAEKNGLAWVSMWSTFRDQQCSSADKSADDALSNCSGVRQSSGAFGKALSG from the coding sequence ATGAGGAATGTTCTGGGGAGGCCGGCCGCCGCGATCGTGTCGCTGGTGGCGGCAGCGACCTGCGCGGGGTGCTCATCGGGGAGCCCGGGATCGGGCTCCGATCCGGCGGACGCGTCACCACACGGAGCACCGTCCCCGGCCGCGACGGCACCCTCGTCATCGAGTCCGTTCGCCCCCTACGTCAGCGCCACGGACGCTTCGGACCTGGACGCGGCCGGGTCCCCCGCCACGTACAACCTTGCCTTCACCATCGCGGACGGCAGCTCCTGCACGCCCACCTGGAACGGCACACGCGCCATCGGCGACGCGACGGTGAAGAAGCGGATCGCGGCGCTCAAGGCGTCCGGGGCGACCGTGCGCGTCTCCTTCGGCGGGGCGTCGGGCAAGGAACTGGCCGAGACGTGCGGCAGTGCGTCCGCTCTGGCCGACGCCTACGCGGCCACGCTCGACGCCGCCGGTGCCACCCAGGCCGACTTCGACATCGAGGGAGATGCGCTCAAGGACTCCGACTCGGTGACCCTGCGCTCGAAGGCGATCGCCCTGTTGCAGAAGCAGCGCGCCGACCTCACGGTGTCCTTCACTCTTCCCGTGATGCCCTCGGGCCTGGACGCGGACGGCATGGCGCTCCTGGAGTCGGCCAACGACCAAGGCGTGAAGGTGTCCAGCGTCAACATCATGACGATGAACTACGGCACGTCCTACACCGGCGACATGGGCGATTACGCCATCACGTCGGCCAAGGCGGCCCATGCCCAACTCGCCGACGTTTTCGGACTGTCGGGCAGGAACGCCTGGCGCGGACTCGCCGTGACGCCGATGCTCGGCACGAATGACGTCGACAACGAGACGTTCACCCTTTCCGACGCCGCCCAACTGTGTGCCTTCGCGGAGAAGAACGGCCTTGCGTGGGTCTCCATGTGGTCCACGTTCCGCGACCAGCAGTGCTCCTCCGCTGACAAGTCGGCCGACGACGCGCTCAGCAACTGCAGTGGTGTGCGGCAGAGTTCGGGAGCCTTCGGCAAGGCTCTGTCCGGCTGA
- a CDS encoding low temperature requirement protein A encodes MSDSHHTHGAGGNLAHSRVPMTGRDPEEPGRVSSPLELLFDLTFVVAVGTAASQFADMVAEGHPGQAVTAFVLAMFAISVAWISFSWFASAFATDDWLYRALTMVQMTGVVVFSLGLPAMFHSVDEGGHLELRVMVLGYVVMRIAMVLQWWRAARESPEFRDVGRANIRWTVIVQAGWVAVGFAHLPLTAAFVGFIVLGVLELVLPVLTQGSAGGTPWHPHHVAERYGLFAIIVLGEGVVGTVASSGDLLGGANGTEWSGNAIAVVVAGVGLTFGMWWVYFSTPFGDILVHRRSRGYLFGYGHIPLFIGVAGAGAGLHVAGVHLEHHSEISEVAVVLSLAVPVGLYLLMVYLLHTLLLSTADPFHVLLISLTLAVLLAAVLLSAAGVATAACLLIVMLAPFVTVVGYETIGHRHQRRMLEGLGTQNL; translated from the coding sequence ATGAGCGACTCCCACCACACCCACGGCGCCGGCGGCAACCTGGCGCACAGTCGGGTGCCGATGACCGGCCGCGATCCGGAAGAACCCGGTCGGGTCTCTTCACCGCTGGAGCTGCTGTTCGACCTGACGTTTGTGGTCGCGGTGGGAACCGCCGCCTCCCAGTTCGCCGACATGGTGGCGGAGGGGCATCCCGGGCAGGCCGTCACCGCGTTCGTGCTGGCGATGTTCGCGATCAGTGTCGCGTGGATCAGCTTCAGCTGGTTCGCGTCGGCGTTCGCCACGGATGACTGGCTCTACCGGGCTCTGACGATGGTGCAGATGACCGGCGTCGTCGTGTTCTCGCTCGGCCTGCCCGCGATGTTCCACTCGGTCGACGAGGGCGGCCACCTCGAGCTGAGGGTGATGGTGCTCGGGTATGTGGTGATGCGGATCGCGATGGTGCTGCAGTGGTGGCGCGCCGCGCGGGAGTCCCCCGAATTCCGGGACGTCGGAAGGGCGAACATCCGCTGGACGGTGATCGTCCAGGCCGGCTGGGTCGCGGTCGGTTTCGCGCATCTGCCACTCACCGCGGCGTTCGTCGGCTTCATCGTGCTCGGCGTGCTCGAACTCGTACTGCCTGTCCTCACCCAGGGCAGCGCGGGCGGCACTCCCTGGCACCCTCACCATGTCGCCGAGCGGTACGGCCTCTTCGCCATCATCGTGCTCGGGGAGGGTGTCGTCGGGACCGTCGCGTCCTCGGGCGACCTTCTCGGCGGTGCGAACGGGACCGAATGGAGCGGCAACGCGATCGCCGTGGTCGTCGCCGGCGTGGGACTGACCTTCGGCATGTGGTGGGTGTACTTCTCCACCCCCTTCGGCGACATCCTCGTGCACCGCCGCAGCCGCGGTTACCTCTTCGGCTACGGGCACATCCCGCTCTTCATCGGAGTGGCCGGCGCCGGAGCGGGCCTGCACGTGGCCGGAGTGCACCTGGAGCACCACTCGGAGATCAGTGAAGTCGCCGTCGTGCTGTCCCTCGCCGTCCCGGTCGGCCTGTACCTGCTGATGGTGTATCTCCTGCACACACTGCTGCTGTCCACGGCCGACCCTTTCCACGTGCTGCTGATCTCGCTCACGCTGGCGGTACTGCTCGCGGCGGTGCTCCTGTCCGCGGCCGGCGTCGCCACCGCGGCGTGCCTCCTCATCGTGATGCTGGCCCCTTTCGTCACCGTGGTCGGCTACGAGACGATCGGCCACCGCCACCAGCGACGGATGCTTGAAGGGCTCGGCACGCAGAACCTCTGA